Below is a genomic region from Ammonifex degensii KC4.
TTTCTACCTCCGAAGTGGAAGTTTTGAGTCACTACGTAAAAAGGGGAGGGCAGCTCCTGGCCGTTTACGATGCCGGCCTTCATCAGCCTGCCTTTTGCGAGCTTATAGGGGTCCGGCTGCAGAACCTCCCTTATGACGGTTATTGGTCATTCGGCAGTCCGGGGCGAGCCCGGTTCTGGGGCTTTACGCCGGGCAAGTACGATGGGCGGGGCTTTGTGACCGGGTACGGCTACGGCCGGCTCAAATACCGCCATTTGCGGGCTACCGCCACCACGGCTTCGGTGCTGGCCTGGGATGGAAGAAATCCAGTAGTAACCGTGCGGCGGTGCGAATCCGGGGGAGCGGTGGTCTACGTGAACGTTCCGCTGGCCTGGCACAAGAGACGCACCGACGACCTGCCGCTGAGGGCGGTTCTAACTACCTTCCTCACGAGTTACGCCCGCCTGCCCCACTTGGTCAATGCTCCCGAAGGCAAGGGCACGCTGGTGGTGAATCTGCACGTCTGCAGTAGCGCTTGGGCCTCTTCCTTAGCCCGCCTGGTGGAAGAGGGTTTGATCGATCAGCGCCTCCCTTATTCCCTGCACATAACGGCCGGACCCGACTGCCGGCGGCCGGGCGACGGTTTGGGCTTCCACGCTGAAAGGCCGGACAGGGCGGAACTCGTTCGGAAGGTAGCCGCCAGAGCCTCCATCGGTTCACACGGCGGCTGGGCCCACGACTACTTCGCCTACCATCTGGTCAACACCCCCTCCGAAAAGGCCAAGGAGTACCTAGAACGGAATTTTACTTGCCTGCAATCCATCACCGGGAAACCGGTCCGGGAATACAGCGCTCCGGGAGGGAACAACCCGCCTTGGGTCGTCCGCTGGCTGGCGAAGCATGGAGTGGTGGCCTTCTACAGCCCGGGGAACGGCGGCTCGGCTCCCCAGTGGCCCTGGCTCGATGACCGGCCCCTAGAAGGCAGGCTTTGGGAGTTCCCCGTTACCCCTTGCGGCCGCTGGGCCTGTCTGGAGGAACTGAGCCGGCATCACGTGCCGCTAGACGAAGTTAAGGGGTGGATAGATGAGCTCACTACCTTCTGCGCCCAGCGGCGGGTGGTGCGCACCATCTACACCCACGCTGCCGCCTACCCCTACGCCCACCAGGTGCTACGGCACCTGCACGATCGGCTGCTTGAGCTTTCTCAGGAGGGAAAGCTTCGGGTGGCCACCATGGAGGAGGTGGCGGAGTTTCTTAACCGGCGTGCTCTCACCACCTGGCGGGTAAACCGTCAGGGCCGGGACGGTTATCAAGTGGAGCTGGCCAATCCGGAGGGGCTTAATGGCCTAACCTTAGCCTTTTACCTCGGCCACGGTCACTTCCTACGCGAACTCCCTCCGGGCTGGCAGGCCGAGTATGAAAACGGTTGGTGCTACCTAACCTGCCGGAAAAATGCCACCAGCGACTCCTTCACCCTCCGGGTAGAATAGAAGTAAAGGCATGGCTGGCCAACTATGTAAAAGAAAGCTAAAAAGCCGGAAAGGAACTGAGTTCGCGCTAGGAGCAGAATTTGCTCCGATTTGCCCTTTTTCTCCCCTTGCTTCCCGTTTCCAGTCGGTGCTAATTTTAAAGCCAAAGTAAAAGAATCGACTGGAAGCGCAGGAAAAAGGGGAAGGATGTAGTGGCCAGCCGACAACAGCTGGAGCGTATTCTCAAGATAGACGAACTCATCCGGGCTGGTAAGTACCCCAATCCCCGGCAGCTGGCGCAAGAATTCGGGGTCCAGGAGCGCACCATCTACCTTGATCGCCAGTTCATGGTGGATCGTCTGGGAGCTCCCATAGCCTACGACCGCCGCCGGGGAGGCTGGTACTATACCGATCCTAATTGGGCTTTGCCCACCGTCTTTGTAACCGAAGGGGAGCTTTTAGCCTTCCTTCTCAGCGTCGAGGTAGCCAAGCGCTACTTGGGTACCCCCTTCGAAAAGCCTCTCCTTTCGGCAG
It encodes:
- a CDS encoding polysaccharide deacetylase family protein yields the protein MRWRIRSFWIGSVFLLTGFLVTLAATAYFLTRIEATPSGTSVGLIVGSPTRNPSVLSAYATVLEEEGFAYEVLARQELAKWSPEVLRQKYGALILLEGVNSDLSTSEVEVLSHYVKRGGQLLAVYDAGLHQPAFCELIGVRLQNLPYDGYWSFGSPGRARFWGFTPGKYDGRGFVTGYGYGRLKYRHLRATATTASVLAWDGRNPVVTVRRCESGGAVVYVNVPLAWHKRRTDDLPLRAVLTTFLTSYARLPHLVNAPEGKGTLVVNLHVCSSAWASSLARLVEEGLIDQRLPYSLHITAGPDCRRPGDGLGFHAERPDRAELVRKVAARASIGSHGGWAHDYFAYHLVNTPSEKAKEYLERNFTCLQSITGKPVREYSAPGGNNPPWVVRWLAKHGVVAFYSPGNGGSAPQWPWLDDRPLEGRLWEFPVTPCGRWACLEELSRHHVPLDEVKGWIDELTTFCAQRRVVRTIYTHAAAYPYAHQVLRHLHDRLLELSQEGKLRVATMEEVAEFLNRRALTTWRVNRQGRDGYQVELANPEGLNGLTLAFYLGHGHFLRELPPGWQAEYENGWCYLTCRKNATSDSFTLRVE